One Streptomyces sp. NBC_00102 DNA segment encodes these proteins:
- a CDS encoding metal ABC transporter substrate-binding protein, whose translation MNVRRLIPATAVTGAVALGITALSACSGPDTAGGSDGKLDVVASFYPMQYLAEEIGGAHVSVTTLTKPGVEPHDLELSPRQIGSLSDADYILYLKGIQPAVDDAIAQSGAKNTVDAATLTTMETHGAEVDGHDHASSDDHDEETAGRDPHVWLDPVKYAEVAQGVGKSLEKADPDNAADYRANTDALVKKLDALNTEYAAGLKSTTTKTFLTTHSAFGYLAERYGLTQEGIAGVDPEAEPSPARIKDLQHIAEEENATTVFFETLASDKTAKTLAKDTGLRTDVLDPLEGITKKSEGHDYIEVMESNLAALQKALGAK comes from the coding sequence ATGAACGTACGCCGCCTCATACCCGCCACCGCCGTCACCGGCGCGGTCGCCCTCGGCATCACCGCGCTCTCCGCCTGTTCGGGCCCCGACACGGCCGGCGGGTCGGACGGCAAGCTGGACGTGGTCGCGTCCTTCTACCCGATGCAGTACCTGGCCGAGGAGATCGGCGGCGCCCACGTCTCGGTCACCACGCTGACCAAGCCCGGCGTCGAACCGCACGACCTGGAGCTCAGCCCCCGCCAGATCGGCTCGCTGAGCGACGCCGACTACATCCTGTACCTCAAGGGCATCCAGCCCGCCGTGGACGACGCCATCGCCCAGTCCGGTGCGAAGAACACCGTGGACGCCGCGACACTGACCACGATGGAGACGCACGGCGCCGAGGTCGACGGCCACGACCACGCCTCCTCCGATGACCACGACGAGGAGACGGCCGGCCGCGACCCGCACGTCTGGCTGGACCCGGTGAAGTACGCCGAGGTCGCCCAGGGCGTCGGGAAGTCCCTGGAGAAGGCCGACCCGGACAACGCCGCCGACTACCGCGCGAACACCGACGCGCTGGTCAAGAAGCTGGACGCGCTGAACACGGAGTACGCGGCCGGGCTGAAGTCCACCACCACCAAGACCTTCCTCACCACGCACTCCGCCTTCGGCTACCTCGCCGAGCGCTACGGCCTCACCCAGGAGGGCATCGCCGGAGTCGACCCCGAGGCGGAGCCGAGCCCGGCCCGCATCAAGGACCTCCAGCACATCGCGGAGGAGGAGAACGCCACCACCGTCTTCTTCGAGACGCTCGCCAGCGACAAGACGGCGAAGACCCTCGCGAAGGACACCGGGCTGCGCACCGACGTCCTGGACCCGCTGGAGGGCATCACGAAGAAGTCCGAGGGCCACGACTACATCGAGGTCATGGAGTCCAACCTCGCCGCCCTCCAGAAGGCCCTGGGCGCGAAGTGA
- a CDS encoding metal ABC transporter ATP-binding protein, translating into MDEPSIPAPASAADSKTGTGAGKPDAEAVIRLTGATATLGSRPVLRGVDLAVHRGEVVALLGANGSGKSTAVRSAIGQVPLTGGTVELFGTPLRRFRRWARVGYVPQRTTASAGVPATVREVVSSGRLSRTKLRIPGRADRAAVDRAIALVGLTDRAGDSVSALSGGQHQRVLIARALASEPELLIMDEPMAGVDLASQEILAATLREQVAAGTTVLLVLHELGPLEPLIDRAVVLRDGCVTHDGPPPRSVGQHALPGHDHVHPHAASEPVRTGLLT; encoded by the coding sequence ATGGACGAGCCCAGCATTCCCGCCCCGGCCTCCGCCGCCGACAGCAAGACCGGCACCGGGGCCGGAAAGCCGGACGCCGAAGCCGTGATCCGGCTCACCGGCGCCACCGCGACCCTCGGCTCCCGCCCCGTCCTGCGCGGGGTCGACCTGGCCGTGCACCGCGGCGAGGTCGTCGCCCTGCTCGGCGCCAACGGCTCCGGCAAGTCCACCGCCGTACGCTCCGCCATCGGCCAGGTACCCCTCACCGGCGGCACCGTCGAACTCTTCGGCACCCCGCTCCGCCGCTTCCGCCGGTGGGCGCGTGTCGGGTACGTACCGCAGCGCACCACCGCCTCGGCGGGGGTACCCGCGACCGTCCGCGAGGTCGTCTCCTCCGGGCGGCTGTCCCGTACGAAGCTGCGCATCCCCGGCCGCGCCGACCGCGCCGCCGTCGACCGGGCCATCGCCCTCGTCGGCCTCACCGACCGCGCCGGGGACTCGGTGAGCGCCCTCTCCGGCGGCCAGCACCAGCGGGTCCTGATCGCCCGCGCGCTGGCCTCCGAGCCCGAGCTGCTGATCATGGACGAGCCGATGGCCGGGGTCGACCTGGCCAGCCAGGAGATCCTCGCCGCCACCCTGCGCGAGCAGGTCGCCGCCGGCACCACCGTGCTCCTGGTCCTGCACGAGCTGGGCCCGCTGGAGCCGCTGATCGACCGCGCGGTCGTGCTGCGCGACGGCTGTGTGACGCACGACGGCCCGCCGCCGCGCTCGGTCGGGCAGCACGCGCTCCCCGGCCACGACCACGTCCACCCCCACGCGGCTTCCGAGCCCGTCCGAACGGGACTGCTGACCTGA
- a CDS encoding metal ABC transporter permease produces the protein MEFLEPAFMQRALIAAVLVGITAPAIGIYLVQRRQALMGDGIGHIAMTGVGLGFLLSTSPVWMATAVAVAGAVVMELIRWFGHTRGDIALAMLFYGGMAGGVLLINISDTGSNANLTSYLFGSLSTVSSADVWAITLLAAFVVLVTVGLRRQLFAVSQDEEFARVTGLPVRLLNLLIAVTAAVTVTVAMRVVGLLLVSALMVVPVAAAQQVSKSFRLTFVLSVVIGTAVTLAGTVTSYYQDVPPGATIVLLAIAAFVALTALAAPLARRRARARTVESEKCTLEVPASRTAEEDVRV, from the coding sequence ATGGAATTCCTCGAACCCGCCTTCATGCAGCGCGCGCTGATCGCCGCCGTCCTGGTCGGCATCACCGCCCCCGCCATCGGCATCTACCTCGTCCAGCGCCGCCAGGCCCTCATGGGCGACGGCATCGGGCACATCGCGATGACCGGGGTCGGCCTCGGCTTCCTGCTCTCCACCAGCCCCGTCTGGATGGCCACCGCCGTCGCCGTCGCCGGCGCCGTCGTCATGGAGCTGATCCGCTGGTTCGGCCACACCCGCGGCGACATCGCGCTGGCCATGCTCTTCTACGGCGGCATGGCGGGCGGGGTGCTGCTGATCAACATCTCCGACACCGGCTCGAACGCGAACCTCACCTCGTACCTCTTCGGCTCGCTCTCCACCGTCTCCTCCGCGGACGTGTGGGCGATCACCCTGCTCGCCGCGTTCGTGGTGCTGGTGACCGTGGGGCTGCGCCGCCAGCTCTTCGCGGTCAGCCAGGACGAGGAGTTCGCCCGGGTCACCGGACTGCCGGTGCGACTGCTGAACCTGCTGATCGCGGTGACCGCCGCCGTGACGGTCACCGTCGCCATGCGGGTCGTGGGCCTGCTGCTGGTCAGCGCCCTGATGGTGGTGCCGGTCGCGGCCGCCCAGCAGGTGTCGAAGTCCTTCCGGCTGACCTTCGTGCTCTCCGTGGTGATCGGCACCGCCGTCACCCTGGCCGGCACCGTCACCTCGTACTACCAGGACGTCCCGCCCGGCGCGACGATCGTGCTGCTGGCCATCGCCGCCTTCGTCGCGCTCACCGCGCTGGCCGCCCCGCTGGCCCGCCGCAGGGCCCGGGCACGCACGGTCGAGAGCGAGAAGTGCACCCTGGAGGTACCGGCGAGCCGGACCGCCGAGGAGGACGTGCGCGTATGA
- a CDS encoding Fur family transcriptional regulator produces MTAPISGTNAAPVRGRSTRQRAAVAAALDEVDEFRSAQELHDVLKHRGDSVGLTTVYRTLQSLADAGEVDVLRTTEGESVYRRCSTGDHHHHLVCRVCGKAVEVEGPAVEQWAETIASQHGYVNVAHTVEIFGTCAECADCAAEKH; encoded by the coding sequence GTGACGGCGCCGATCAGTGGCACGAACGCGGCTCCGGTACGGGGGCGGTCCACCCGCCAGCGGGCGGCGGTCGCGGCGGCGCTCGACGAGGTCGACGAGTTCCGCAGCGCCCAGGAGCTGCACGACGTCCTCAAGCACCGCGGCGACTCGGTGGGCCTGACCACCGTCTACCGCACCCTCCAGTCCCTCGCCGACGCGGGCGAGGTCGACGTGCTGCGCACCACCGAGGGCGAGTCCGTTTACCGCCGCTGCTCCACCGGCGACCACCACCACCATCTGGTCTGCCGGGTCTGCGGCAAGGCCGTCGAGGTGGAGGGCCCGGCCGTGGAGCAGTGGGCCGAGACGATCGCCTCCCAGCACGGCTACGTCAACGTGGCGCACACCGTGGAGATCTTCGGGACCTGCGCGGAGTGCGCGGACTGCGCGGCCGAGAAGCACTGA
- a CDS encoding isoprenyl transferase, whose translation MAVRGILGGRNRRTYKTPETHPSGATPPKIPAELVPQHVAVVMDGNGRWAKERGLPRTEGHKVGEGVVMDVLKGCIEMGVKNLSLYAFSTENWKRSPDEVKFLMNFNRDVIRRRRDEMDELGIRIRWVGRMPKLWKSVVQELQVAQEQTKDNDKMTLYFCVNYGGRAEIADAAQRIAEDVAAGKLDPSKVNEKTFAKYIYYPDMPDVDLFVRPSGEQRTSNYLIWQSAYAEMVFQDVLWPDFDRRDLWRACLEYAQRDRRFGGAQETDPAVEPAPEA comes from the coding sequence ATGGCAGTACGCGGGATCCTCGGCGGCCGTAACCGGCGCACGTACAAGACCCCCGAGACGCACCCCTCCGGTGCGACGCCCCCGAAGATCCCCGCCGAGCTGGTGCCCCAGCACGTGGCCGTCGTGATGGACGGGAACGGCCGCTGGGCCAAGGAACGCGGTCTCCCGCGCACCGAGGGCCACAAGGTCGGCGAGGGCGTCGTCATGGACGTCCTCAAGGGCTGCATCGAGATGGGCGTCAAGAACCTCTCGCTCTACGCGTTCTCCACGGAGAACTGGAAGCGGTCCCCGGACGAGGTGAAGTTCCTGATGAACTTCAACCGTGACGTCATCCGCCGCCGCCGCGACGAGATGGACGAACTCGGCATCCGCATCCGCTGGGTCGGCCGGATGCCCAAGCTGTGGAAGTCCGTCGTCCAGGAACTCCAGGTCGCCCAGGAGCAGACCAAGGACAACGACAAGATGACGCTGTACTTCTGCGTCAACTACGGCGGCCGGGCCGAGATCGCCGACGCCGCGCAGCGCATCGCCGAGGACGTCGCGGCGGGGAAGCTCGACCCGTCGAAGGTCAACGAGAAGACGTTCGCGAAGTACATCTACTACCCGGACATGCCGGACGTGGACCTCTTCGTGCGCCCCAGCGGCGAGCAGCGCACCTCCAACTACCTGATCTGGCAGAGCGCGTACGCCGAGATGGTCTTCCAGGACGTGCTGTGGCCCGACTTCGACCGCCGCGACCTGTGGCGCGCCTGCCTGGAGTACGCCCAGCGCGACCGCCGCTTCGGCGGCGCGCAGGAGACCGACCCGGCCGTGGAGCCCGCGCCCGAGGCGTGA
- the recO gene encoding DNA repair protein RecO, with protein MSLFRDDGVVLRTQKLGEADRIITLLTRGHGRVRAVARGVRRTKSKFGARLEPFSHVDVQFFARGSELIGRGLPLCTQSETIAPYGGRIVTDYARYTAGTAMLETAERFTDHEGEPAVQQYLLLVGGLRTLARGEHAPHLILDAFLLRSLAVNGYAPSFEDCARCGMPGPNRFFSIAAGGAVCGDCRVPGSVVPSAEALTLLSALLSGDWATADACEARHAREGSGLVSAYLHWHLERGLRSLRYVEQ; from the coding sequence ATGAGCTTGTTCCGGGACGACGGCGTCGTACTGCGTACGCAGAAACTGGGCGAGGCCGACCGGATCATCACCCTGCTGACCCGCGGCCACGGCCGGGTGCGGGCCGTCGCCCGGGGGGTGCGCCGCACCAAGTCCAAGTTCGGGGCCCGCCTCGAACCCTTCTCCCACGTCGACGTGCAGTTCTTCGCGCGCGGCAGCGAGCTGATCGGACGCGGGCTGCCGCTCTGCACGCAGAGCGAGACCATCGCCCCGTACGGCGGCCGGATCGTCACCGACTACGCCCGCTACACCGCCGGCACCGCGATGCTGGAGACCGCCGAGCGCTTCACCGACCACGAGGGCGAACCGGCCGTCCAGCAGTACCTGCTGCTCGTCGGCGGGCTGCGCACCCTCGCCCGGGGCGAGCACGCCCCCCACCTGATCCTCGACGCGTTCCTGCTGCGCTCCCTCGCCGTCAACGGCTACGCGCCCAGCTTCGAGGACTGCGCGCGGTGCGGAATGCCCGGACCGAACCGTTTCTTCTCCATCGCCGCAGGCGGAGCGGTATGCGGCGACTGCCGGGTCCCCGGGAGCGTCGTACCCTCGGCGGAGGCCCTGACCCTGCTGAGCGCGCTGCTCAGCGGCGACTGGGCGACGGCGGACGCGTGCGAGGCGCGTCATGCCAGGGAGGGGAGCGGGCTGGTGTCCGCCTATCTGCACTGGCATCTGGAGCGCGGTCTGCGCTCGCTGCGGTACGTGGAACAGTGA
- a CDS encoding TerB family tellurite resistance protein, with translation MRSVKGQRALRTGLYGIRTAWDVVGDGEFFCQDCGGDRNYRRLTGRHRLAVLGVPVLRRGGTGPVVECADCHAHFGTDALEHPTTTRFSSMLREAVHTVALAVLASGGTPRTALETAACTVREAGLDDCSEEQLLTVVEVLTADIGHDDGVGATAGACGAALAIELHEVLTPLARHLVPAGRESVLLQGARIALADGPYGAAEREVLTTVGRALRLCPEDTARLLTAAARMPS, from the coding sequence GTGCGGTCAGTCAAAGGACAACGCGCCCTGAGAACGGGCCTGTACGGCATCCGCACCGCATGGGACGTCGTCGGCGACGGCGAGTTCTTCTGCCAGGACTGCGGCGGGGACCGCAACTACCGCCGCCTCACCGGCCGTCACCGGCTCGCCGTGCTCGGCGTGCCCGTGCTGCGGCGCGGCGGCACCGGACCCGTCGTCGAGTGCGCCGACTGCCACGCGCACTTCGGCACCGACGCCCTGGAGCACCCCACCACCACCCGGTTCTCCTCGATGCTCCGGGAGGCCGTGCATACGGTCGCGCTGGCCGTCCTCGCCTCGGGCGGCACCCCCCGCACCGCTCTGGAGACCGCCGCCTGCACCGTCCGCGAGGCCGGCCTCGACGACTGCTCGGAGGAGCAGCTCCTCACCGTCGTGGAGGTGCTGACCGCCGACATCGGCCACGACGACGGCGTCGGCGCCACCGCCGGGGCCTGCGGCGCGGCCCTCGCCATCGAGCTGCACGAGGTGCTCACCCCGCTCGCCCGCCACCTGGTCCCGGCCGGCCGCGAGTCGGTCCTGCTCCAGGGCGCCCGGATCGCGCTGGCCGACGGCCCGTACGGCGCCGCCGAGCGCGAGGTCCTGACGACCGTGGGCCGCGCGCTGCGGCTCTGCCCCGAGGACACCGCCCGGCTGCTCACCGCGGCCGCCCGCATGCCGTCCTGA
- the leuA gene encoding 2-isopropylmalate synthase, translating into MTTVTTSGNSVGRPTPITNATQLQKTSGMPIHKYGQYEAVEIPDRTWPDKRITVAPRWLSTDLRDGNQALIDPMSPARKREMFDLLVKMGYKEIEVGFPASGETDFAFVRSIIEEGAIPEDVTISVLTQSREELIERTIESLRGAHRATVHLYNATAPTFRRVVFRGSKEQVKQIAVDGTRLVMEYAEKILGGDTIFGYQYSPEIFTDTELDFALEVCEAVCDVWQPEEGREIILNLPATVERSTPSTHADRFEWMSRNLSRREFVCLSVHPHNDRGTAVAAAELALMAGADRVEGCLFGQGERTGNVDLVTLGMNLFSQGVDPQIDFSQIDEIRRTSEYCNQMEVHPRHPYAGDLVYTSFSGSHQDAIKKGFDAMEADAARQGKTVDQIEWAVPYLPIDPKDVGRSYEAVIRVNSQSGKGGIAYVLKNDHKLDLPRRMQIEFSRIIQAKTDAEGGEVTPAQIWSAFEDEYLPSTDDAAARWGRVQIRSGQTTTEQDGRDTLTVEATVDGVDTVLTGTGNGPISAFFEALAGIGIDARLLDYTEHTMSEGASAQAASYIECAIDGKVLWGIGIDANTTRASLKAVVSAVNRAGR; encoded by the coding sequence ATGACCACCGTGACCACTTCCGGTAATTCTGTCGGCCGCCCCACGCCGATCACCAACGCGACGCAGCTCCAGAAGACTTCAGGCATGCCGATCCACAAGTACGGCCAGTACGAGGCGGTGGAGATCCCCGACCGCACCTGGCCGGACAAGCGGATCACGGTGGCGCCCCGCTGGCTCTCCACCGACCTGCGCGACGGCAACCAGGCCCTGATCGACCCGATGTCCCCGGCCCGCAAGCGCGAGATGTTCGACCTGCTCGTGAAGATGGGCTACAAGGAGATCGAGGTCGGCTTCCCGGCGTCCGGCGAGACCGACTTCGCGTTCGTGCGCTCCATCATCGAAGAGGGCGCGATCCCCGAGGACGTGACGATCTCCGTCCTGACGCAGTCCCGCGAGGAACTGATCGAGCGGACCATCGAGTCGCTGCGCGGTGCCCACCGGGCCACCGTCCACCTGTACAACGCCACCGCCCCCACCTTCCGCCGCGTGGTCTTCCGCGGTTCGAAGGAGCAGGTCAAGCAGATCGCGGTGGACGGCACCCGGCTGGTCATGGAGTACGCCGAGAAGATCCTGGGCGGCGACACGATCTTCGGCTACCAGTACAGCCCCGAGATCTTCACCGACACCGAGCTGGACTTCGCCCTGGAGGTCTGCGAGGCCGTCTGCGACGTGTGGCAGCCGGAAGAGGGCCGCGAGATCATCCTCAACCTGCCCGCCACCGTGGAGCGTTCGACGCCGTCCACGCACGCGGACCGGTTCGAGTGGATGTCGCGCAATCTCTCCCGCCGCGAGTTCGTCTGCCTGTCGGTCCACCCGCACAACGACCGCGGCACGGCCGTCGCCGCCGCCGAGCTGGCGCTGATGGCCGGCGCCGACCGCGTCGAGGGCTGCCTCTTCGGCCAGGGCGAGCGCACCGGCAACGTCGACCTGGTCACCCTGGGCATGAACCTCTTCTCCCAGGGTGTCGACCCGCAGATCGACTTCTCGCAGATCGACGAGATCCGCCGCACCAGCGAGTACTGCAACCAGATGGAGGTCCACCCGCGCCACCCCTACGCGGGCGACCTCGTCTACACCTCCTTCTCCGGCTCCCACCAGGACGCCATCAAGAAGGGCTTCGACGCCATGGAGGCCGACGCGGCCCGCCAGGGCAAGACCGTCGACCAGATCGAGTGGGCCGTCCCGTACCTGCCGATCGACCCGAAGGACGTCGGCCGCAGCTACGAGGCCGTCATCCGGGTCAACTCGCAGTCCGGCAAGGGCGGTATCGCGTACGTCCTGAAGAACGACCACAAGCTGGACCTGCCGCGCCGGATGCAGATCGAGTTCTCGCGGATCATCCAGGCCAAGACCGACGCCGAGGGCGGCGAGGTCACCCCGGCGCAGATCTGGTCCGCCTTCGAGGACGAGTACCTGCCCAGCACCGACGACGCCGCGGCCCGCTGGGGACGCGTCCAGATCCGTTCGGGCCAGACGACCACCGAGCAGGACGGCCGGGACACCCTGACCGTCGAGGCCACCGTGGACGGCGTCGACACCGTGCTGACCGGTACGGGCAACGGCCCGATCTCCGCCTTCTTCGAGGCGCTGGCGGGCATCGGCATCGACGCCCGACTGCTGGACTACACCGAGCACACCATGAGCGAGGGTGCCAGCGCCCAGGCCGCCTCGTACATCGAGTGCGCGATCGACGGCAAGGTCCTGTGGGGCATCGGCATCGACGCCAACACCACCCGCGCCTCGCTCAAGGCGGTCGTCTCGGCCGTCAACCGCGCGGGCCGCTGA
- a CDS encoding M4 family metallopeptidase — translation MISRSPDGSGIHPVFCTIVPPHLLDQLAQSDDPAVAGPARRTLDADGERRTLRREASLAAIAPEPATAGAVPSKPRRTLYDCRHHTMLPGRKVRGEGDEPTGDASVNRAYAGFGATFDLLLSAYGRSSLDGKGMRLIGSVHYDRDYNNAFFDGRQMVFGDGDGEIFLDFTLSIDVIAHELAHGLTQHTANLVYEGQAGALNESVSDVFGSLVKQYSLGQSAEQADWLIGAGLLAPRVTGEGLRSLKSPGTAYDDDVLGKDPQPASMEDYIETDDDNGGVHLNSGIPNRAFYLAASALGGNAWERAGQIWYDVLTGGELTANAEFADFARLTVAAARDRFGEGDEQEAVVKGWSEVGVPTE, via the coding sequence ATGATCTCTCGATCCCCCGACGGTTCCGGTATCCACCCCGTCTTCTGCACCATCGTTCCGCCGCACCTCCTCGACCAGCTGGCGCAGTCCGACGACCCCGCGGTCGCCGGACCCGCGCGCCGTACGCTCGACGCGGACGGCGAGCGCCGCACCCTGCGCAGAGAGGCGTCACTGGCCGCCATCGCCCCGGAACCCGCCACCGCGGGCGCCGTCCCCAGCAAGCCCCGCCGCACGCTCTACGACTGCCGCCACCACACCATGCTGCCGGGCCGCAAGGTCCGCGGCGAAGGCGACGAGCCCACCGGCGACGCCAGCGTCAACCGCGCGTACGCCGGCTTCGGCGCCACCTTCGACCTGCTGCTCTCGGCGTACGGCCGCAGCTCGCTCGACGGCAAGGGCATGCGCCTCATCGGATCGGTCCACTACGACCGCGACTACAACAACGCCTTCTTCGACGGCCGGCAGATGGTCTTCGGCGACGGTGACGGCGAGATCTTCCTCGACTTCACCCTCTCCATCGACGTGATCGCCCACGAACTGGCGCACGGACTCACCCAGCACACCGCCAACCTCGTCTACGAGGGCCAGGCCGGCGCGCTCAACGAATCCGTCTCGGACGTCTTCGGCTCCCTGGTCAAGCAGTACTCCCTGGGGCAGAGCGCCGAACAGGCCGACTGGCTGATCGGCGCGGGCCTGCTCGCCCCCCGGGTCACCGGGGAGGGGCTGCGCTCGCTGAAGTCGCCCGGCACCGCGTACGACGACGACGTGCTCGGCAAGGACCCGCAGCCGGCCTCGATGGAGGACTACATCGAGACCGACGACGACAACGGCGGGGTCCACCTCAACTCCGGCATCCCCAACCGTGCCTTCTACCTCGCCGCTTCCGCCCTCGGCGGGAACGCCTGGGAGCGGGCCGGACAGATCTGGTACGACGTGCTGACCGGAGGCGAGCTGACCGCCAACGCCGAGTTCGCCGACTTCGCCCGGCTGACCGTGGCCGCCGCCCGCGACCGCTTCGGCGAGGGGGACGAGCAGGAGGCCGTCGTCAAGGGCTGGTCGGAAGTGGGCGTACCGACCGAGTAG
- a CDS encoding protealysin inhibitor emfourin codes for MRIHVSRTGGFAGLSRRAGIDTAEQEDAAVWESLARSALAEGAGTPPSGVPDGFRYAITVDGRTVHCADPDLTDDQRTLVSRVLREGA; via the coding sequence ATGCGCATTCATGTGAGCCGGACAGGCGGGTTCGCCGGCCTCTCCCGCCGGGCCGGGATCGACACGGCCGAGCAGGAGGACGCCGCCGTCTGGGAGTCCCTGGCCCGTTCCGCACTCGCGGAGGGGGCCGGGACTCCGCCGTCGGGAGTGCCCGACGGCTTCCGGTACGCGATCACCGTCGACGGGCGGACCGTGCACTGCGCGGACCCGGACCTGACCGACGACCAGCGCACGCTGGTCTCACGCGTCCTCCGTGAGGGGGCGTGA
- the era gene encoding GTPase Era, with the protein MGAMSARPNPEAAARQATDPAPHRAGFACFVGRPNAGKSTLTNALVGQKVAITSNRPQTTRHTVRGIVHREDAQLILVDTPGLHKPRTLLGERLNDVVRTTWAEVDVIGFCLPADQKLGPGDKFIIKELAAIKKTPKIAVITKTDLVDSRALAEQLLAVSQLGQELGFEWAEIVPVSAVKDEQVGLLADLIAPLLPVSPPLYPEGDLTDEPEQVMVAELIREAALEGVRDELPHSIAVVVEEMLPRENRPADRPLLDIHANVYIERPSQKGIIIGPKGQRLKDVGTKSRKQIEALLGTPVFLDLHVKVAKDWQRDPKQLRKLGF; encoded by the coding sequence ATGGGCGCCATGAGCGCTCGACCGAACCCCGAAGCCGCTGCGCGGCAGGCCACGGACCCCGCCCCCCACCGGGCCGGTTTCGCCTGCTTCGTGGGCCGCCCCAACGCGGGCAAGTCCACCCTCACGAACGCTCTGGTCGGGCAGAAGGTGGCGATCACGTCCAACCGCCCCCAGACCACCCGGCACACCGTGCGCGGCATCGTGCACCGCGAAGACGCGCAGCTGATCCTGGTCGACACCCCCGGACTCCACAAGCCGCGCACCCTGCTCGGCGAGCGGCTGAACGACGTCGTGCGGACCACCTGGGCCGAGGTCGACGTCATCGGCTTCTGCCTGCCCGCCGACCAGAAGCTCGGCCCCGGCGACAAGTTCATCATCAAGGAACTCGCCGCCATCAAGAAGACCCCGAAGATCGCGGTCATCACCAAGACGGACCTGGTCGACTCCCGGGCGCTCGCCGAACAGCTGCTGGCCGTCTCCCAGCTGGGCCAGGAGCTCGGCTTTGAATGGGCCGAGATCGTGCCGGTCTCGGCGGTCAAGGACGAGCAGGTCGGGCTGCTCGCCGACCTGATCGCCCCGCTGCTGCCGGTGAGCCCGCCGCTCTACCCGGAGGGCGACCTCACCGACGAGCCCGAGCAGGTCATGGTCGCGGAGCTGATCCGCGAGGCCGCGCTCGAAGGCGTGCGCGACGAGCTGCCGCACTCCATCGCGGTCGTCGTCGAGGAGATGCTGCCCCGCGAGAACCGTCCGGCCGACCGGCCGCTGCTGGACATCCACGCCAACGTCTACATCGAGCGCCCCAGCCAGAAGGGCATCATCATCGGCCCGAAGGGGCAGCGGCTGAAGGACGTCGGGACGAAGTCCCGCAAGCAGATCGAGGCGCTGCTCGGTACGCCGGTCTTCCTCGACCTGCACGTCAAGGTCGCCAAGGACTGGCAGCGCGACCCGAAGCAGCTGCGCAAGCTCGGTTTCTGA
- a CDS encoding YnfA family protein, protein MLVARSAALFLVAALFEIGGAWLVWQGIREHRGWAWIGAGVIALGVYGAVATLQSDDNFGRILAAYGGVFVAGSIAWGMVADGYRPDRYDVAGALICLAGMAMIMYAPRGH, encoded by the coding sequence ATGCTCGTCGCCCGTTCCGCCGCCCTTTTCCTCGTCGCCGCCCTCTTCGAGATCGGGGGCGCCTGGCTGGTCTGGCAGGGCATCCGCGAGCACCGGGGGTGGGCCTGGATCGGCGCCGGGGTGATCGCCCTCGGCGTGTACGGCGCGGTGGCGACCCTGCAGAGCGACGACAACTTCGGGCGCATCCTCGCCGCTTACGGCGGGGTCTTCGTGGCCGGCTCGATCGCCTGGGGCATGGTCGCGGACGGCTACCGCCCGGACCGGTACGACGTCGCGGGCGCGCTGATCTGCCTCGCCGGCATGGCCATGATCATGTACGCGCCCCGGGGGCACTGA
- a CDS encoding cytidine deaminase, with product MTDSTDLGAEDRKIVTLARSARARNGVPEGAAVRDETGRTYVAGTVALESLRLTALQTAVAMAVASGATSLEAAAVVSDAENPADEDRAAVRDLGGADTPVFLAGPDGTVRVRVTAG from the coding sequence ATGACTGACAGCACCGACCTCGGGGCCGAGGACCGCAAGATCGTCACCCTGGCGCGCAGCGCCCGCGCCCGCAACGGAGTGCCGGAGGGCGCGGCCGTACGGGACGAGACGGGACGTACGTACGTGGCGGGCACGGTGGCCCTGGAGTCGCTGCGGCTCACCGCCCTCCAGACGGCCGTCGCGATGGCCGTGGCCAGCGGGGCCACCTCGCTCGAAGCCGCAGCCGTGGTCTCGGACGCCGAGAACCCGGCCGACGAGGACCGGGCCGCGGTGCGCGACCTCGGTGGGGCCGACACTCCGGTGTTCCTGGCGGGTCCGGACGGGACGGTGCGGGTGCGGGTCACCGCGGGGTGA